The sequence AGGTCCCGCACAGAGCGCGAGCGAACTTAAGTTATCGCCTCGCACCAGCCCAAGTTGTGGGACAAGAGCCTGCTTCCTTGTGCTCGCATCAAACGCCACCTGGCGGCCGGATGGTGAGCGTAGGGCTTGTTTCCACATGCGAGCCTGGGCCCGCGCCCGGGTCTTTGAATCAAGGCCTCGCGGCAGGTTGCGATGCCGGATTGAATGAGCGCTTTTGAGAGAGCCGAAGGACGGCATCGGGCCCGAGGACTAAACCGCTCGCGCGGTAGCCCGCCGCACAGTCTGTGATTTAACAAGCATCGCGCCCCTGTCTATGTTGGGAACCGAGGCAATCGGCCTCGTTCTTCGACAGGAGCACGATCATGATCCCTTCGACACCGACAATTTGCCCGCTGCGCCAGCGTTTGCTCGACGACATGCGTATGCGCAAGCTCGTCCCCAAGACGCAATCGGCCTACGTCCGCGCCGTGCGCTACCTCGCGAGCTTCCTCCAACGCTCCCCCGACACGGCCTCTGCCGAGGATCTGCGGCGTTTCCAGCTGCACCTGGTCGACCGGGGCGTCTCGCCGATCACGCTCAACGCCACCATCACCGGCCTGAAGTTCTTCTTCGACGTCACGCTCAATCGCGGCGAACTGGTCGAGCGGATGAACTACGTGCATGTGCCGCAGAAGCTGCCGATGGTGCTCAACCGCGCGGTCCATGACGCCGCCGAAGCGGCCAAGATCGACAAGCGCGTCACCATGCATACGCTGCGCCACAGCTTTGCCACGCACCTGCTGGAGCAGAAGGTAGACATCCGCGTGATCCAGGTGATGCCCGGCCACAAGAAGCTGGAGACCACGTCGGTCTACACGCACGTGGCCACCGAAGTCCTGCGCGAGGTCGTCAGCCCGCTCGAGAAGCTGCAGCCCGCATAGAGCATCTCCATGGCGCACTGCGCCCTGGAAGTCGCCGACATCTTCCGCACCCACGGTCCCGACTGGCGCAACGCGCAGCGCGGTCACCTGAGCCTGGGCCAGCTCAAGGTCATGTCGGCCATCGAACAGTGCCGCAGCGCGGCGCTGGGGGGACACGTGTTGCGTTGCGAAGCCTGCGGGCAAGATCAGATCGCCTACAACTCGTGCCGCAACCGGCATTGCCCGAAGTGCCAGGCCGCTGCAGCACGGCGTTGGCTGGACGCGCGCCAAGCCGATCTGCTGCCGGTGGACTACTACCACGTCGTCTTCACCTTGCCAGCGCCGATCAGTGCCATCGCCTACTACAACAAGGCCGAGATCTACGCCTTGCTGTTCGATGCGGCCGCCGAGACCCTGTTGACCATCGCAGCCGCTCCCAAGCACCTTGGTGCAAGCATCGGCGCGACCTTTGTGCTGCACACCTGGGGATCGGCACTGACGCATCATCCGCATGTGCACGGTATCGTGCCGGGCGGAGGTCTGTCGCCGGATGGCGGGCGCTGGATCGCCTGCAAGCCCGGCTTCTTCCTGTCCGTGCGCGTGCCGGATGGCTTCCATCGCATCCGACACTACGGGCTTCTGGCCAACGGCAATCGCGCGGCCAGCCTGTCGCGCATCCGGGAACTGCTGGGGCAAGAAGCTGACGCGGTCGCGCAAATCGCGAGCCTGGATGCCGAGCCTTGCCATCCTCAACCGACCTTCGTCTGCATGCGCTGCGGCGC is a genomic window of Variovorax sp. V213 containing:
- a CDS encoding transposase zinc-binding domain-containing protein; the encoded protein is MAHCALEVADIFRTHGPDWRNAQRGHLSLGQLKVMSAIEQCRSAALGGHVLRCEACGQDQIAYNSCRNRHCPKCQAAAARRWLDARQADLLPVDYYHVVFTLPAPISAIAYYNKAEIYALLFDAAAETLLTIAAAPKHLGASIGATFVLHTWGSALTHHPHVHGIVPGGGLSPDGGRWIACKPGFFLSVRVPDGFHRIRHYGLLANGNRAASLSRIRELLGQEADAVAQIASLDAEPCHPQPTFVCMRCGAAMIVLLTLARGQPIRAPPPQVRAP
- a CDS encoding tyrosine-type recombinase/integrase; this encodes MIPSTPTICPLRQRLLDDMRMRKLVPKTQSAYVRAVRYLASFLQRSPDTASAEDLRRFQLHLVDRGVSPITLNATITGLKFFFDVTLNRGELVERMNYVHVPQKLPMVLNRAVHDAAEAAKIDKRVTMHTLRHSFATHLLEQKVDIRVIQVMPGHKKLETTSVYTHVATEVLREVVSPLEKLQPA